In Prochlorococcus marinus str. MIT 1214, one DNA window encodes the following:
- the rpe gene encoding ribulose-phosphate 3-epimerase encodes MIQSISSAIFSEHRPVQIIPSVLPADWANMGQCVKDLELAGVDRIQFDVMDGNFVPNLTFGPEMISACRKYCKVPFETQLMVSQYNCETMLDGYVEASKGANGEPGVVIAHAEANVHLHRILGRIRQLGGSPSVALNPHTPMDMVKDVLDMVDHVLVMTVNPGFGGQAYIPTMLNKITQLRKIILERGFNVDIEVDGGIKADWSISQCCAAGANCFIAGSGMFAYPTLKEGCDALRKVANDAQNGKIIEK; translated from the coding sequence ATGATCCAATCCATTTCGTCAGCAATTTTTTCTGAGCACCGTCCAGTTCAGATAATCCCATCAGTCCTGCCAGCAGACTGGGCAAATATGGGCCAGTGCGTAAAAGACCTTGAATTAGCAGGTGTAGATAGAATTCAATTTGATGTGATGGATGGGAACTTTGTTCCAAATCTCACATTCGGCCCAGAAATGATTTCCGCATGCAGAAAGTATTGCAAAGTTCCATTTGAGACTCAGTTAATGGTTAGTCAATACAATTGCGAAACCATGCTTGATGGATATGTAGAAGCGAGTAAGGGAGCGAACGGAGAGCCAGGAGTCGTAATTGCTCATGCTGAAGCTAATGTTCACCTTCATCGAATTCTCGGCAGGATTCGTCAACTAGGCGGGTCTCCCTCCGTAGCCCTTAATCCTCATACTCCAATGGATATGGTCAAGGATGTACTTGACATGGTTGATCACGTACTAGTAATGACAGTTAACCCTGGATTTGGCGGACAAGCTTATATACCCACAATGCTCAACAAAATCACTCAATTAAGAAAAATAATTTTAGAAAGAGGCTTTAACGTAGATATAGAGGTTGATGGAGGAATAAAAGCAGATTGGTCAATATCTCAATGCTGCGCTGCAGGAGCAAACTGTTTCATAGCAGGAAGTGGTATGTTTGCTTATCCAACACTTAAAGAAGGTTGTGACGCACTAAGAAAAGTTGCCAATGACGCACAGAATGGGAAAATTATTGAAAAATAA
- a CDS encoding glucose-1-phosphate adenylyltransferase, which yields MKRVLAIILGGGKGSRLYPLTKMRAKPAVPLAGKYRLIDIPISNCINSDISKMYVLTQFNSASLNRHIAQTYNLSGPFGQGFVEVLAAQQTPETPSWFEGTADAVRKYQWLFQEWDVDEYLILSGDQLYRMDYSLFVEQHRKTGADLTVAALPVDSTQAEAFGLMRTDESGNIKEFREKPTGDSLKAMAVDTSRFGLDVSEAKEKPYLASMGIYVFSRATLFDLLNKFPSYTDFGKEIIPEALGRGDKLKSYVFNDYWEDIGTIGAFFESNLALTQQPTPPFSFYDEKFPIYTRPRYLPPSKIVDTQITDSIVSEGSILKSCSIHHCVLGVRSRIESDVVLNETLVMGSDFYESYEERIALRNGGGIPLGVGQGTTVKRAILDKNARIGENVTIVNKDNVEEADRADQGFYIRNGIVVIVKNATIPDGCII from the coding sequence ATGAAGAGAGTACTTGCCATCATTCTTGGCGGTGGAAAAGGATCACGCCTATATCCATTAACGAAAATGAGGGCAAAACCTGCTGTTCCACTCGCAGGTAAATATCGATTAATAGATATTCCCATAAGTAATTGCATAAATTCGGACATCAGTAAAATGTATGTTCTTACGCAATTCAATAGTGCTTCACTTAATAGGCATATTGCTCAAACTTATAATCTCAGCGGACCTTTTGGTCAAGGTTTTGTAGAGGTTTTAGCCGCTCAGCAGACACCAGAAACACCATCTTGGTTTGAGGGGACTGCTGATGCTGTACGAAAATATCAATGGCTTTTTCAAGAGTGGGATGTTGATGAATATTTGATTCTCTCTGGAGATCAGCTTTATCGAATGGATTACAGCTTATTTGTTGAACAGCATAGAAAAACAGGAGCAGATTTAACAGTTGCAGCCTTGCCAGTTGATTCAACTCAAGCTGAAGCATTTGGTTTGATGCGTACCGATGAATCTGGGAATATTAAAGAATTCCGTGAGAAACCAACTGGTGATTCTTTGAAAGCAATGGCTGTGGATACTTCAAGGTTTGGCTTGGATGTTAGTGAGGCTAAAGAAAAACCTTATTTGGCTTCAATGGGTATTTATGTTTTTAGTCGTGCCACTCTTTTTGACTTATTGAATAAATTCCCCTCCTATACAGATTTTGGAAAAGAAATCATTCCTGAAGCTTTAGGAAGAGGAGATAAACTCAAAAGTTATGTGTTTAATGATTACTGGGAAGATATCGGAACCATTGGTGCATTTTTTGAGTCAAATTTAGCTTTAACTCAGCAACCAACTCCTCCATTTAGTTTTTATGATGAAAAGTTTCCTATCTACACAAGGCCTAGATATTTGCCACCTTCAAAAATTGTAGATACCCAAATAACTGATTCAATAGTATCCGAGGGATCAATTCTGAAATCTTGCAGCATTCATCATTGTGTATTGGGAGTAAGGAGTCGAATTGAAAGTGACGTTGTTCTAAATGAAACATTAGTTATGGGATCTGATTTTTACGAATCTTATGAGGAGAGAATAGCTCTAAGAAATGGAGGAGGTATCCCATTGGGAGTTGGACAAGGAACAACTGTTAAAAGAGCAATTCTCGACAAAAATGCTCGTATAGGTGAAAATGTCACGATAGTGAATAAAGACAATGTTGAAGAAGCTGATCGGGCAGATCAAGGCTTTTATATTCGTAATGGAATAGTTGTCATCGTCAAAAATGCCACAATTCCTGATGGATGTATTATTTGA
- a CDS encoding glutamyl-tRNA reductase has protein sequence MHIAVVGLSHRTAPVEVREKLSIPEELVEKSFNNLKKIDQILEVSILSTCNRLEIYSLVKDPQLGIEAIKSFLLEFSGLEDEILSPHLFNFVQEKAVSHVMRVSAGLDSLVLGEGQILSQVKKMVRLGQDHQSLGPILNRLLTQAVSTGKRVRSETNLGTGAVSISSAAVELAQLKLGQAHGKDQLMTLETEKVAVVGAGRMSRLLLQHLQSKGCSSLTLLNRTKKRAEDLSAAFPDIQIDCQLIDELDSCLSLSTLVFTSTAANEPIIDAEKLIKIDRKPLLRLIDIGVPRNISSDAKSVSGIESHDVDDLQEVVSRNQEARQKLALEAEGLVEEECRIFLEWWDSLAAVPTINCLRSGLEAIRKEELQKALSRMGPDFSARERKVVEALSKGIINKILHTPVTKLRAPQSRNDRRAALDVIEKLFNLDVSSALNKPKNN, from the coding sequence ATGCATATTGCTGTCGTCGGTCTTAGCCATCGCACGGCCCCAGTCGAAGTGCGTGAAAAGCTAAGTATCCCAGAAGAACTCGTTGAAAAATCTTTTAATAATTTAAAAAAAATTGATCAAATACTTGAAGTTTCTATATTGAGTACATGTAACAGGCTTGAGATTTATAGCTTAGTTAAGGACCCGCAATTGGGAATAGAAGCAATTAAATCTTTTCTTCTTGAATTTTCGGGCCTTGAGGATGAGATCCTTTCCCCACACTTATTTAACTTTGTCCAAGAGAAAGCTGTTTCTCATGTGATGAGAGTTTCTGCTGGTTTGGATAGTTTGGTTTTAGGTGAAGGACAGATCCTGTCACAAGTAAAAAAAATGGTCCGTCTTGGCCAAGACCATCAAAGTCTAGGTCCTATTTTGAATAGATTATTAACTCAGGCAGTTAGTACTGGTAAACGCGTAAGAAGCGAGACAAATCTGGGAACTGGAGCAGTCTCTATAAGTTCTGCGGCTGTAGAACTAGCTCAATTAAAACTTGGTCAAGCGCACGGAAAAGATCAATTGATGACTTTAGAGACTGAAAAGGTCGCTGTTGTTGGCGCAGGTCGAATGAGTCGTTTGTTGCTACAGCATCTCCAATCAAAAGGATGTTCTTCACTGACTCTTTTAAATAGAACGAAAAAAAGGGCTGAGGATCTTTCTGCAGCGTTTCCCGATATTCAAATTGATTGTCAATTAATAGATGAGCTTGATAGTTGTCTCTCACTCAGTACTCTTGTATTTACCAGTACAGCTGCTAATGAACCAATTATTGATGCTGAAAAATTGATAAAAATAGATAGAAAACCTTTGTTAAGGCTTATTGATATTGGAGTTCCAAGAAATATTTCTTCTGATGCAAAATCAGTTTCTGGAATTGAATCTCATGATGTTGATGACCTTCAAGAAGTCGTTTCACGAAATCAAGAGGCAAGACAAAAGCTCGCCCTAGAAGCTGAAGGATTGGTAGAGGAAGAATGTCGTATTTTTCTAGAATGGTGGGATAGTTTAGCGGCTGTTCCAACTATTAATTGTCTTAGATCTGGTTTGGAGGCCATCAGGAAAGAAGAACTTCAGAAGGCATTAAGCCGAATGGGACCTGATTTCTCTGCTAGAGAGCGAAAAGTTGTCGAGGCATTAAGCAAGGGTATTATTAACAAAATACTCCATACTCCAGTCACAAAATTGAGAGCACCTCAATCAAGAAATGATCGCAGAGCTGCTCTTGATGTGATTGAAAAACTTTTTAATCTTGATGTTTCTAGTGCTTTAAATAAGCCCAAAAACAACTGA
- the ccsB gene encoding c-type cytochrome biogenesis protein CcsB: MVDFQLNNFSFDPVVSLGFVAFLSLLIALPISFWSVAGSSDSSKARFLVAISNLFLTSQLILRWWQSGHFPISNLYESLCFLTWGCTLTQLFVERAWRSPIVSAVATPISLLSIGFASFVLPENLQSSAPLVPALRSSWLVMHVSVIMCSYAALLIGSILSFGVFLVDGTKQFNIRNSSFGSGSFRQNSELYLDDRNDSLNSIQPLEFTNAEQLDSLSYRSITAGFLLLTVGLISGAVWANEAWGSWWSWDPKETWALICWLVYAAYLHTRLTRGWQGKKPAMLAIAGFFVIIICYIGVNLLGVGLHSYGWFFDA, encoded by the coding sequence ATGGTTGATTTTCAGTTAAATAATTTTTCTTTTGATCCTGTTGTTTCTCTTGGGTTCGTAGCCTTTCTTTCCTTATTAATTGCTTTGCCTATTTCTTTCTGGTCAGTTGCTGGTAGCAGTGATTCCTCCAAAGCTAGATTTTTAGTAGCAATATCCAATCTTTTTCTAACTAGTCAATTGATCCTGAGATGGTGGCAATCGGGACATTTCCCAATCAGTAATCTCTATGAGTCACTTTGCTTTTTGACATGGGGTTGTACGTTGACTCAACTTTTTGTCGAAAGAGCATGGCGCTCTCCAATCGTTTCCGCAGTTGCGACGCCTATCTCATTGCTTTCAATTGGTTTTGCTAGTTTTGTATTACCGGAGAATTTACAATCTTCTGCTCCTTTGGTTCCAGCACTTCGTTCTAGTTGGTTGGTAATGCATGTAAGTGTGATCATGTGTTCTTACGCTGCATTACTAATAGGATCAATTTTGTCTTTTGGTGTCTTTCTTGTTGATGGAACAAAACAATTTAATATCCGTAATAGCTCCTTCGGATCTGGTTCGTTTAGGCAAAATTCTGAGCTATATCTTGATGACAGAAATGATAGCTTAAATTCAATACAACCACTTGAATTTACAAATGCTGAGCAACTTGATTCTTTAAGTTATAGATCAATAACTGCTGGATTTTTATTGCTAACAGTTGGTCTTATTAGCGGTGCTGTTTGGGCTAATGAAGCTTGGGGTAGTTGGTGGAGTTGGGACCCTAAAGAAACTTGGGCTTTAATATGTTGGTTGGTTTACGCGGCATATTTGCATACTAGGTTAACAAGAGGATGGCAAGGGAAAAAGCCTGCTATGCTAGCTATTGCAGGCTTTTTTGTCATTATTATTTGCTATATAGGTGTCAATCTTCTTGGGGTTGGTTTGCATAGTTATGGTTGGTTTTTCGATGCTTAG
- the glpX gene encoding class II fructose-bisphosphatase, which yields MDRTLVQEILEVVEQAAIASAQLTGLGQKDEADAAAVEAMRKRMGTIQMQGRIVIGEGERDEAPMLYIGEEVGSGTGPGVDFAVDPCEGTNLCANSQRGSMAVLAASDRGGLFNAPDFYMNKLAAPPAAKGKVDIRKTPTENIKILSDCLGIAISDLTIVVMDRARHKNLVSEIRSTGARIQPISDGDVQAAIACGFEGTGTHCLMGIGAAPEGVISAAAMRALGGHFQGQLVYDPAIAQTSEWADYTKEGNIKRLNEMGITDIDKIYEANELASGENVVFAGSGITDGLLFDGVKFEKDCTRTSSLVISTLDQTARFTNTVHIKDGAQSISLK from the coding sequence GTGGATCGTACTCTCGTCCAAGAAATTCTTGAAGTAGTTGAGCAAGCTGCAATTGCTTCAGCTCAATTGACTGGTTTGGGTCAAAAAGATGAGGCTGATGCCGCTGCCGTAGAGGCAATGCGAAAGAGAATGGGAACGATTCAGATGCAAGGAAGGATCGTAATTGGAGAAGGAGAAAGAGATGAAGCTCCAATGCTTTATATCGGAGAAGAAGTTGGATCAGGCACAGGCCCAGGAGTTGACTTTGCTGTAGACCCCTGCGAAGGAACAAATTTATGTGCTAATAGCCAGCGTGGATCTATGGCCGTTCTTGCGGCCTCAGACAGGGGAGGTTTATTTAATGCTCCAGATTTTTATATGAATAAATTAGCTGCTCCACCAGCAGCTAAGGGCAAAGTTGATATCAGAAAAACACCTACAGAAAATATAAAAATATTGAGTGATTGCCTTGGTATCGCAATAAGTGATTTAACTATTGTTGTGATGGATAGAGCTAGACATAAAAATTTAGTTTCCGAAATCAGATCTACAGGTGCCAGAATTCAGCCGATTTCAGATGGAGATGTTCAGGCCGCAATTGCATGTGGATTTGAGGGGACTGGTACGCATTGTTTGATGGGTATTGGCGCTGCTCCTGAGGGTGTTATTTCAGCCGCTGCTATGAGGGCACTTGGGGGACATTTTCAGGGACAACTTGTTTATGATCCTGCAATAGCTCAAACTTCAGAATGGGCTGACTATACAAAAGAGGGAAATATTAAAAGATTGAACGAAATGGGAATAACTGATATCGACAAGATCTATGAAGCAAATGAACTTGCTTCAGGAGAAAATGTTGTTTTTGCTGGTAGTGGAATAACTGATGGATTGCTTTTTGATGGTGTTAAATTTGAAAAAGATTGCACCAGGACTAGTAGTCTCGTTATTAGTACGCTTGATCAGACAGCAAGATTTACTAATACTGTTCACATCAAAGATGGTGCTCAAAGCATCTCTTTGAAGTGA